A genomic region of Sander lucioperca isolate FBNREF2018 chromosome 6, SLUC_FBN_1.2, whole genome shotgun sequence contains the following coding sequences:
- the ccdc51 gene encoding mitochondrial potassium channel isoform X1 produces the protein MRYRGAQICLRAHGWSRLSRSGPLPARIPLVRTYSAHHPPGSPPPINPTPPDGKGGAEVVKERTLAALQHAGDMGLQWSQRFADTANAWVSYWWGRYEEFVGLNEVRVAQSKVHEAEAAFMVARGMVREAHVSLEALQGKLKEVRDRLDRVSREEAHYLELATLEHKLLQEERRLRTAYENAEGSEREKFALFSAGVRESHEKERTRAERTKNWSVIGSVLGALIGVMGSTYINRVRLQELKSLLLEAQKGPESLQEALRVQAGNHRYQQDELQALINSLRVALNDAFTQRDTVPQDKRAPTPNSPTVLLSTLKDLQISSQKTESLLESVRPQLGQLGQLEQGLGRVEGELSVVRRLLDTRPQVETQAAQPLLASPVSPKRAEREDQWESEAVVRRLEETQRTLGERIRTNTLYNAVFNYTATAITISALYLLLRGTG, from the exons ATGAG GTACAGAGGAGCTCAGATCTGTCTCCGGGCTCATGGCTGGTCCCGTCTCTCCCGGTCTGGACCTCTGCCCGCCAGAATCCCGCTGGTCCGAACTTACAGTGCTCACCATCCGCCCGGCTCCCCTCCGCCCATTAACCCCACCCCTCCTGATGGCAAGGGCGGAGCCGAGGTGGTGAAGGAGCGTACCCTGGCTGCCTTACAG CATGCAGGTGATATGGGGCTGCAGTGGAGTCAGAGGTTTGCAGATACGGCCAACGCCTGGGTCAGCTACTGGTGGGGGAGGTACGAGGAGTTCGTCGGGCTCAACGAAGTCCGCGTGGCCCAGAGCAAAGTCCATGAG GCTGAGGCCGCGTTCATGGTGGCCAGAGGGATGGTGCGCGAGGCTCATGTCAGCCTGGAGGCCCTGCAGGGCAAGCTGAAGGAGGTCAGAGACCGGCTGGACCGAGTCTCCAGGGAGGAGGCCCATTACCTGGAGCTGGCCACGCTGGAGCACAAACTGCTGCAG GAGGAGCGTCGTCTCCGGACAGCATATGAGAATGCAGAGGGTTCGGAGAGGGAGAAGTTTGCCTTGTTTTCCGCAGGTGTCCGGGAGTCCCACGAGAAAGAGAGGACGAGAGCGGAGCGCACCAAGAACTGGTCTGTCATTGGCTCGGTGCTCGGAGCCCTGATCGGTGTCATGGGATCGACATACATCAACCGCGTCCGCCTGCAG GAGCTGAAGAGTCTGCTGCTGGAGGCCCAGAAAGGCCCAGAGAGCTTGCAGGAAGCCCTCAGAGTCCAGGCTGGAAACCATCGCTACCAGCAGGACGAGCTCCAAGCGCTCATCAACAGCCTCAGGGTGGCTCTGAATGACGCCTTCACACAGAGGGACACTGTCCCTCAGGACAAGAGAGCTCCGACCCCAAACTCCCCCACGGTGCTTCTTTCAACTTTAAAAGACCTCCAGATCAGCAGCCAAAAGACTGAGTCCCTTCTGGAGTCCGTCCGGCCACAACTGGGACAACTAGGACAACTGGAGCAAGGACTCGGTAGAGTTGAGGGAGAATTGTCCGTGGTGAGGCGGCTGCTGGACACCAGACCACAGGTGGAAACACAGGCTGCTCAGCCGCTGTTAGCGAGCCCAGTGAGTCcaaagagagcagagagagaggaccaGTGGGAGTCCGAGGCGGTGGTGAGGCGTCTGGAGGAGACCCAGAGGACGCTAGGAGAACGAATTAGGACAAACACACTTTATAACGCGGTGTTTAACTACACCGCCACTGCCATTACCATCTCTGCTCTCTACCTGCTGCTCAGAGGAACTGGCTAG
- the tma7 gene encoding translation machinery-associated protein 7, with translation MSGREGGKKKPLKAPKKQSKDMDDDDVAFKQKQKEEQKALEALKAKASGKGPLGSSGIKKSGKK, from the exons ATGTCTGGCAGAGAAG GAGGCAAAAAGAAACCACTGAAGGCGCCCAAGAAACAGTCTAAGGACATGGATGAC GATGATGTCGCCTTCAAGCAGAAACAGAAGGAAGAACAGAAGGCCCTGGAGGCGTTGAAGGCCAAAGCTTCAGGAAAAGGACCTCTAG GCTCCAGTGGCATCAAGAAATCCGGCAAGAAGTAA
- the ccdc51 gene encoding mitochondrial potassium channel isoform X2, with protein sequence MGLQWSQRFADTANAWVSYWWGRYEEFVGLNEVRVAQSKVHEAEAAFMVARGMVREAHVSLEALQGKLKEVRDRLDRVSREEAHYLELATLEHKLLQEERRLRTAYENAEGSEREKFALFSAGVRESHEKERTRAERTKNWSVIGSVLGALIGVMGSTYINRVRLQELKSLLLEAQKGPESLQEALRVQAGNHRYQQDELQALINSLRVALNDAFTQRDTVPQDKRAPTPNSPTVLLSTLKDLQISSQKTESLLESVRPQLGQLGQLEQGLGRVEGELSVVRRLLDTRPQVETQAAQPLLASPVSPKRAEREDQWESEAVVRRLEETQRTLGERIRTNTLYNAVFNYTATAITISALYLLLRGTG encoded by the exons ATGGGGCTGCAGTGGAGTCAGAGGTTTGCAGATACGGCCAACGCCTGGGTCAGCTACTGGTGGGGGAGGTACGAGGAGTTCGTCGGGCTCAACGAAGTCCGCGTGGCCCAGAGCAAAGTCCATGAG GCTGAGGCCGCGTTCATGGTGGCCAGAGGGATGGTGCGCGAGGCTCATGTCAGCCTGGAGGCCCTGCAGGGCAAGCTGAAGGAGGTCAGAGACCGGCTGGACCGAGTCTCCAGGGAGGAGGCCCATTACCTGGAGCTGGCCACGCTGGAGCACAAACTGCTGCAG GAGGAGCGTCGTCTCCGGACAGCATATGAGAATGCAGAGGGTTCGGAGAGGGAGAAGTTTGCCTTGTTTTCCGCAGGTGTCCGGGAGTCCCACGAGAAAGAGAGGACGAGAGCGGAGCGCACCAAGAACTGGTCTGTCATTGGCTCGGTGCTCGGAGCCCTGATCGGTGTCATGGGATCGACATACATCAACCGCGTCCGCCTGCAG GAGCTGAAGAGTCTGCTGCTGGAGGCCCAGAAAGGCCCAGAGAGCTTGCAGGAAGCCCTCAGAGTCCAGGCTGGAAACCATCGCTACCAGCAGGACGAGCTCCAAGCGCTCATCAACAGCCTCAGGGTGGCTCTGAATGACGCCTTCACACAGAGGGACACTGTCCCTCAGGACAAGAGAGCTCCGACCCCAAACTCCCCCACGGTGCTTCTTTCAACTTTAAAAGACCTCCAGATCAGCAGCCAAAAGACTGAGTCCCTTCTGGAGTCCGTCCGGCCACAACTGGGACAACTAGGACAACTGGAGCAAGGACTCGGTAGAGTTGAGGGAGAATTGTCCGTGGTGAGGCGGCTGCTGGACACCAGACCACAGGTGGAAACACAGGCTGCTCAGCCGCTGTTAGCGAGCCCAGTGAGTCcaaagagagcagagagagaggaccaGTGGGAGTCCGAGGCGGTGGTGAGGCGTCTGGAGGAGACCCAGAGGACGCTAGGAGAACGAATTAGGACAAACACACTTTATAACGCGGTGTTTAACTACACCGCCACTGCCATTACCATCTCTGCTCTCTACCTGCTGCTCAGAGGAACTGGCTAG